The genome window TGGGTGGGTTGTGCCAATGGGGTACGCAGCATATGCAAACGGTAGAGCGCATCGCCGCACGGCGGACGTCTGCCCTCTCCCAGTCCTGAGCCCCCTGCCCTGATGCCCAACTCAACTAAATGACTATTTAGTTGAGTTAAATCAATAGGTTACAATTGAAATCGATCAACCGACTGTGACAGCTTGCCCGCCAGGCTGGACAGTTCGTCCGTGGTTGACGCTGTCTGGCCAATGACCCGGCTGTTGTTTTCCGACATGCCGGCAATCATCTCCACCTGGTGAGCAATTTCGTTGCTGGCCAGGCTCTGTTCACCGATAGTGCGCGAGATATCGTTGACCATCTCCGTGGTGTTCAATGTGGCTTGCAGAATCTCGCGAATCGCCCGCTCCACCTCGGCGGTTACCGCCATGCCCTTGTCCACCTGAGCCACCCCCTCCTCCATGCTGGTCACCGCTTCGCGGGTGCTTTGCTGGATACGCTCGACCATGCTGGCGATTTCCAGGGTTGAGGCACTGGTGCGACCGGCCAGGCTGCGCACTTCATCGGCGACCACCGCGAACCCCCGCCCCTGTTCGCCGGCGCGGGCGGCTTCGATCGCGGCATTCAGGGCCAGCAGGTTGGTCTGGTCGGCGATCCCCTTGATCACCTGGATAATGCTGAAAATTGCCTCGGACTCCTTATCCAGCGTGCGGATCACCTGGGCCGATTGCTGCGCGGAGCGGGCAATGCCGCCTATGTCGTTGACC of Pseudomonas azotoformans contains these proteins:
- a CDS encoding methyl-accepting chemotaxis protein, translating into MQRDLRGMIEVVRSNAQEVNAMSEQLSHGCHEVAGSSQQQSAAASTMAAAASEMTASIEEITRHAGRALDMANQAETLAKDGGRVIHQVVNDIGGIARSAQQSAQVIRTLDKESEAIFSIIQVIKGIADQTNLLALNAAIEAARAGEQGRGFAVVADEVRSLAGRTSASTLEIASMVERIQQSTREAVTSMEEGVAQVDKGMAVTAEVERAIREILQATLNTTEMVNDISRTIGEQSLASNEIAHQVEMIAGMSENNSRVIGQTASTTDELSSLAGKLSQSVDRFQL